One region of Anticarsia gemmatalis isolate Benzon Research Colony breed Stoneville strain chromosome 2, ilAntGemm2 primary, whole genome shotgun sequence genomic DNA includes:
- the mbf1 gene encoding multiprotein bridging factor 1, with the protein MSDWDTVTILRKKPPKASALKTEQAVNAARRQGLPVETQQKFGAGTNKQHVTTKNTAKLDRETEELRHEKVSLDLGKLIMQGRQAKGMSQKDLATKICEKPQIVNDYEAGRGIPNNIVLGKIERAIGIKLRGKERGQPLQPPGGKK; encoded by the coding sequence ATGTCTGACTGGGATACAGTCACGATCCTTCGTAAAAAGCCACCAAAAGCATCAGCTTTAAAGACTGAACAAGCTGTAAATGCAGCACGCCGTCAAGGTTTACCAGTTGAAACTCAACAAAAATTTGGTGCTGGAACCAACAAACAACACGTTACCACTAAAAACACAGCAAAACTTGATAGAGAGACTGAAGAATTGCGTCATGAGAAAGTTTCTCTTGATTTGGGAAAACTCATAATGCAAGGAAGACAAGCTAAAGGCATGAGTCAAAAAGACTTGGCAACTAAAATATGCGAAAAACCTCAAATTGTAAACGATTACGAAGCCGGTCGTGGAATACCAAACAACATTGTACTCGGTAAAATCGAAAGGGCAATTGGAATAAAACTACGAGGAAAAGAAAGAGGCCAACCACTACAGCCTCCTGGAGGAAAGAAATAA
- the LOC142983868 gene encoding general transcription factor 3C polypeptide 6-like isoform X2 yields the protein MSNDISDSEEEILVYAEFEDTVNIEKFRSVHVLGINEQSPIIQMDDTFFTGKFEQPLGTYLFFEEDPDPKTEDPLFDKLAEKNLKYTCKTKKYLNMEHAYVTPKEGHLVQNPKQENTDDIEVENFKSVQEALEKFKTHFESDPKFASD from the exons atgAGTAATGACATAAGCGACTCTGAAGAAGAAATACTAGTGTATGCCGAATTCGAAGATACAGTGAATATTGAAAAATTTCGATCAGTCCATGTTCTCGGAATAAATGAACAAAGTCCTATTATTCAGATGGATGATACCTTTTTCACAG GTAAGTTTGAACAGCCATTAGGaacatatttgttttttgaaGAAGATCCAGATCCAAAAACTGAGGACCCATTATTTGATAAATTGGctgaaaaaaacttaaaatatacatgTAAAACTAAGAAGTATTTGAATATGGAACATGCATATGTTACACCAAAAGAAG GTCATTTAGTTCAAAATCCGAAACAAGAAAACACAGACGATATTGaagtagaaaattttaaatctgTCCAGGAAGCACTTGAGAAGTTTAAGACTCATTTTGAATCAGATCCAAAGTTTGCTTCAGATTAA
- the LOC142983868 gene encoding cyclic GMP-AMP synthase-like receptor isoform X1 gives MANKRKEGKAVKVKTLEQILQVINKRYVRIKKQEKKNNNIVLYTVLEELLKIMRKCDNLFDSMKPKVEYLGSYFDGLRVGQPTEYDLNVILTVHVNYNKIMLESQKHAYTSIKMPEEFRRLSKMPVTAMKGFDKTEFWCNSDHRLSVPNFRAWMQGVVDAALYQLPEEDGKRILKVKDKIFKLNFKMSGPANTITIHLDDSYVIDVDLVPTLRFELPKIPLRTQIDFEKVKKTNVPYYFAVPKPSDDDFSWRLAFPYQERYYTDNKNNLKSTLKLLKLFRDVQEFDKLASYFIKTLFLWEIVETDEKFWKKKSLTFLLLHMLGKLRDNLAVATIKNFWCPDHNLLEKIKPETCKNWSNRISNIISDIERNQFRDPSTVNKYFSKQTNN, from the coding sequence ATGGCTAACAAAAGAAAAGAAGGAAAAGCTGTAAAAGTGAAAACATTAGAACAAATTCTGCAagtcataaataaaagataCGTGCGAATTAAGAAGCAAGagaagaaaaataacaatattgtgcTTTACACGGTATTAGAagaacttttaaaaattatgcGAAAATGTGATAATTTGTTTGACAGTATGAAACCAAAAGTAGAGTATTTGGGTAGCTATTTCGACGGTCTGCGTGTGGGACAACCAACCGAATATGATCTTAATGTCATTCTAACTGTACacgttaattataataaaattatgttggaGTCTCAAAAACATGCATACACAAGTATAAAAATGCCTGAAGAATTTCGTAGATTATCGAAAATGCCCGTGACAGCTATGAAAGGATTTGATAAAACTGAGTTCTGGTGCAACTCGGATCATCGTTTATCAGTTCCTAATTTTCGAGCCTGGATGCAGGGCGTGGTCGATGCAGCATTATACCAACTACCAGAAGAAGATGGAAAAAGAATTTTAAAGGTTAAAGacaagatttttaaattaaattttaagatgTCGGGTCCAGCAAACACTATAACTATTCACTTAGACGATAGTTACGTTATTGACGTTGATCTAGTGCCGACCTTACGTTTTGAACTGCCCAAAATACCGCTACGTACACAGATTGACTTTGAAAAAGTGAAAAAGACTAATGTGCCCTATTATTTCGCTGTTCCAAAACCAAGTGATGATGATTTTAGTTGGAGATTGGCGTTTCCTTACCAAGAACGATATTATACAGACAATAAGAATAACTTGAAGAGTACCCTTAAActtcttaaattatttagagATGTTCAGGAATTTGACAAACTAgcaagttattttataaaaacgttgtTTTTGTGGGAGATCGTAGAAACGGATGAGAAATTTTGGAAAAAGAAGTCCCTTACATTTTTACTACTGCATATGTTGGGTAAATTGAGAGACAATTTAGCAGTTGCAACTATTAAAAATTTTTGGTGCCCTGATCATAATCTTCTAGAAAAGATTAAACCAGAAACCTGTAAAAATTGGTCTAACCGAATATCTAACATTATCAGTGACATAGAACGAAATCAATTCCGAGATCCAagtacagtaaataaatatttctcaaaacaaacaaataactga